A window of Patescibacteria group bacterium contains these coding sequences:
- the cysD gene encoding sulfate adenylyltransferase subunit CysD: MEKYEINYLRQLESEAIHIIREVVANFKNPVMLYSIGKDSSCLLRLAQKAFYPGKIPFPLMQIDTGYIFKEMYEFREKINKNNNLKIIVYKNEDPVALSMKANQAHSEEYIYHKKTKPLLESIKKYEFDAAIGGSRREEEKSRAKERIFSPRTKEGVWNPKDQRPELWHLYNTRIKEKESMRIFPLSDWTEIDIWRYIKLEKIEVVPLYFAKKRKVIKRKNIYLRLDEYVSPKKNEEVLEINCRYRTLGCSPSTGAVPSTATTVDEIIEELIEAKDSERQNRAIDQNSDSAMEDKKKEGYF, encoded by the coding sequence ATGGAAAAATACGAAATTAATTATCTTAGACAATTAGAAAGCGAGGCAATACATATTATTCGAGAAGTAGTGGCAAATTTTAAAAATCCGGTTATGCTTTACTCTATCGGCAAAGATTCCTCTTGCCTGTTAAGATTAGCTCAAAAAGCTTTTTACCCCGGAAAAATTCCTTTTCCTCTGATGCAAATTGATACTGGTTATATATTTAAAGAAATGTATGAATTCAGAGAAAAAATTAATAAAAATAACAATTTAAAAATAATAGTTTATAAAAATGAGGATCCAGTAGCTTTATCCATGAAGGCTAATCAAGCTCACAGTGAAGAATACATCTATCATAAAAAAACCAAGCCATTACTGGAATCTATTAAAAAATATGAGTTTGACGCGGCTATTGGCGGATCCAGAAGAGAAGAAGAAAAATCCCGAGCTAAAGAAAGAATTTTTTCTCCACGAACCAAAGAAGGTGTTTGGAATCCCAAAGATCAAAGACCTGAGTTATGGCATCTTTATAATACCCGAATAAAAGAAAAGGAATCCATGAGAATTTTCCCTCTTTCGGATTGGACCGAAATAGATATTTGGCGTTATATTAAGCTGGAAAAAATTGAAGTAGTGCCGCTTTATTTTGCTAAAAAAAGAAAGGTAATTAAAAGAAAAAATATTTATTTGCGTCTTGATGAATATGTTTCTCCCAAAAAAAACGAGGAAGTACTTGAAATAAATTGTCGTTATCGAACACTTGGTTGTTCGCCTTCTACTGGAGCTGTTCCTTCCACGGCCACTACAGTTGATGAAATTATTGAAGAGCTCATAGAAGCCAAGGATTCTGAAAGACAAAATAGAGCCATTGACCAAAATTCAGACAGTGCTATGGAAGATAAAAAAAAGGAGGGTTATTTTTAA
- a CDS encoding GDP-mannose 4,6-dehydratase — MSKILMTGGAGFIGSNVSKKLLKRGNQIVCVDDFNDYYNPKLKEDRIKIFLKDYKFPVYRVDIRNYTSLKEIFEKENIDKICHLAARAGVRASIEDPFIYQETNIKGTLNLLELAKEYKIKDFIYASSSSVYGGNTKIPFAEKDSVDAPISLYAASKKADELMAHVYHNLYNLNCTGLRFFTVYGPWGRPDMAPIKFAKLISNDKPIDVYNYGKHERDFTYIDDIVQGTVAALDHPFPYEVINLGNSNTVKLEYFISLLEKELGKKAQKNMLSKQPGDMEITNADITKAKSLLEFEPKTNIEEGIKKFINWFKEYYGK; from the coding sequence ATGTCAAAAATATTAATGACTGGCGGAGCTGGATTCATCGGCTCTAATGTCAGTAAAAAACTTTTAAAAAGAGGTAATCAAATTGTCTGTGTTGATGATTTTAATGATTATTATAACCCAAAATTAAAAGAAGACCGAATAAAAATATTTCTTAAAGATTATAAATTTCCGGTATACCGAGTGGATATCAGAAATTATACCAGTTTAAAAGAAATTTTTGAAAAAGAAAATATTGACAAAATTTGCCATTTGGCGGCCCGGGCCGGGGTCCGAGCTTCTATTGAAGATCCTTTTATCTATCAAGAAACTAATATTAAAGGTACTTTAAATCTTTTAGAATTAGCTAAAGAATATAAAATAAAAGATTTTATTTACGCTTCTTCTTCTTCAGTTTACGGCGGTAATACTAAAATTCCTTTTGCTGAAAAAGACTCAGTTGACGCCCCTATTTCCCTTTACGCCGCCAGTAAAAAAGCTGATGAGTTGATGGCTCATGTCTATCATAATCTCTATAATTTAAATTGCACTGGTCTCCGCTTTTTCACGGTTTATGGGCCTTGGGGTCGGCCGGATATGGCCCCGATAAAATTTGCGAAATTAATTTCTAATGATAAACCAATCGATGTTTACAATTATGGCAAGCACGAAAGAGATTTTACCTATATTGACGATATAGTTCAGGGAACTGTCGCGGCCCTTGACCACCCTTTCCCTTACGAAGTTATAAATCTTGGTAACTCAAATACTGTTAAGCTTGAATATTTTATTTCCTTACTCGAAAAAGAGCTCGGCAAAAAAGCCCAAAAAAATATGCTTTCAAAGCAACCCGGCGATATGGAAATAACTAACGCCGATATCACAAAAGCAAAATCACTTTTAGAATTCGAGCCAAAAACAAATATTGAAGAAGGTATAAAAAAATTCATAAATTGGTTCAAGGAATACTATGGAAAATAA
- a CDS encoding DUF2061 domain-containing protein — MSDKSYRSIMKATSWRIIASLTTVSLVYFFTGKLTLSLEIGGLEIIFKILFYYFHERIWNKSKWGTKNNNK, encoded by the coding sequence ATGTCTGACAAATCTTATCGTAGCATAATGAAAGCCACTAGTTGGCGGATTATCGCTAGCCTAACTACAGTTTCTTTAGTCTATTTTTTTACTGGTAAATTAACTTTATCCTTGGAAATCGGTGGTCTAGAAATAATTTTCAAAATACTTTTTTATTACTTTCATGAAAGAATATGGAATAAATCAAAGTGGGGTACCAAAAATAATAATAAATAA
- a CDS encoding glycosyltransferase family 2 protein → MENNIKYSVVVPVYNEEDNVQPLFQEIKEVMLKLNEPFEIIFVNDGSSDSTHQKLKTLSPIKIIAFRRNFGQTSALDAGIKHSQGDFIITLDGDGQNPPAEIPKLIEKIKQGYDVVSGWRYNRKDNLSKRIISRGADFLRKLFVKDKIHDSGCTLKIYKKKCFKDIQLMGETHRFIPAMLRWQGFKLGEIKVEHLPRKRGYTKYTWKRVLKGFIDMLSVWFYRKYTGRPLHLFGGLGIIIGGGGFMMGLYLAIARYFFGYSLQNRIWPLVSIFMVLVGIQLFISGLLADISVKNHYQGKKNIYNIKEIIEN, encoded by the coding sequence ATGGAAAATAATATAAAATATTCAGTAGTGGTGCCTGTTTACAACGAAGAGGATAATGTTCAGCCTCTTTTTCAGGAAATCAAAGAGGTTATGCTTAAATTGAATGAGCCTTTTGAAATTATTTTTGTTAATGACGGCTCTTCTGACTCTACTCATCAAAAATTAAAAACCCTTTCCCCTATAAAAATTATTGCTTTCCGGAGAAACTTTGGGCAAACCTCTGCTTTAGACGCCGGTATTAAACACAGCCAGGGAGATTTTATTATTACTTTGGATGGCGACGGACAAAACCCGCCGGCCGAAATTCCTAAACTGATTGAAAAAATAAAACAAGGTTATGATGTAGTTTCTGGCTGGCGTTATAATCGTAAAGATAATCTTTCCAAAAGAATTATTTCAAGAGGAGCTGATTTTTTAAGAAAGCTATTTGTTAAAGATAAAATACACGATTCCGGCTGTACTCTAAAAATTTATAAAAAGAAATGCTTTAAAGATATACAACTAATGGGCGAAACTCATCGTTTTATTCCGGCTATGCTCCGCTGGCAGGGTTTTAAATTAGGGGAAATTAAGGTAGAGCACCTTCCTAGAAAAAGAGGTTATACTAAATATACCTGGAAAAGAGTTTTAAAAGGTTTTATTGATATGCTTTCTGTCTGGTTTTACCGCAAATACACAGGCCGGCCGCTTCATCTTTTTGGCGGACTAGGAATTATTATCGGCGGAGGGGGTTTTATGATGGGTCTCTATCTAGCTATCGCCCGCTACTTTTTTGGCTATTCTTTGCAAAACCGCATCTGGCCCTTAGTTTCAATTTTTATGGTTTTGGTTGGTATTCAGCTTTTTATTTCCGGTCTTTTAGCTGATATTTCGGTTAAAAATCATTATCAAGGTAAAAAAAATATTTATAACATCAAAGAAATTATTGAAAATTAA
- a CDS encoding dTDP-4-dehydrorhamnose 3,5-epimerase family protein translates to MIQGVQTKKLKKIKDDRGYLMEILRNDDPFFEKFGQVYLTTCKPGYAKAWHYHDKQNDHFCVVKGMAKVALYDGREGSPTKGEINDFEIGEDNPRLVFIPQGVYHGFTALGDQPAVLINTITRTYNHENPDEHRAPFNDPEIGYDWGCSEGDELEE, encoded by the coding sequence ATGATTCAAGGCGTACAAACCAAAAAACTAAAAAAGATTAAAGACGACCGGGGTTATCTCATGGAAATTTTGCGAAACGATGACCCTTTTTTTGAAAAGTTCGGCCAGGTTTATCTAACCACTTGCAAACCCGGCTATGCCAAGGCCTGGCATTATCATGATAAGCAAAATGACCACTTTTGTGTGGTTAAAGGGATGGCCAAGGTAGCTCTTTATGACGGCCGGGAAGGCTCGCCAACCAAAGGCGAAATCAATGACTTTGAAATTGGTGAAGATAATCCGAGGCTAGTTTTTATCCCTCAAGGGGTTTACCATGGCTTTACTGCTTTAGGTGATCAGCCGGCTGTTTTAATTAATACTATAACCAGGACCTACAACCATGAAAATCCGGACGAACACCGAGCGCCGTTTAATGACCCTGAGATTGGTTATGATTGGGGATGCAGCGAAGGGGATGAGTTAGAGGAATAG